Proteins encoded together in one Corynebacterium liangguodongii window:
- a CDS encoding DUF6928 family protein has translation MGCAAVVTFWFVTATDPAVVLSGEPKADRGFGRKLLAQLNPAWPITPIGEFPLNRSSTPSRAEFYIAGYPGVAVVQTLIEDVSTITGAAQHLLRALPASDVYIIARGEDSDFAGFAHFAGETAKRAFAATRDAVAEDIGLPEPFEAPFWAGETVEQLGGISLPFVPKELASAAEASWLGIDVSPDGPDLGVVGYAVDGRPEPKIAPAVRAPKSVGEVAARFAEKDKGYDDYLDTTQDEEGDEFAALADATVAAAKKVGRGLARRARSLAIDIRERIRHSDRG, from the coding sequence ATGGGGTGTGCTGCAGTAGTCACGTTCTGGTTTGTGACGGCCACCGATCCGGCGGTGGTGCTCAGCGGCGAGCCGAAGGCCGACCGCGGGTTCGGGCGGAAGCTGCTTGCCCAGCTCAACCCAGCCTGGCCGATCACCCCGATCGGGGAGTTTCCGCTCAACCGCTCCTCTACCCCGTCACGCGCGGAGTTCTACATCGCCGGCTACCCGGGGGTGGCAGTGGTACAGACCCTTATCGAGGATGTCAGCACGATCACAGGGGCGGCCCAGCACCTCCTGCGCGCGCTGCCCGCCAGCGACGTCTACATCATCGCCCGCGGCGAGGATTCCGACTTCGCGGGGTTTGCGCACTTCGCCGGCGAGACGGCCAAGCGCGCCTTCGCCGCCACCCGAGACGCCGTGGCCGAGGACATCGGTCTGCCCGAGCCCTTCGAGGCTCCGTTTTGGGCCGGTGAGACGGTCGAGCAGCTCGGCGGGATTTCGCTGCCCTTCGTGCCCAAGGAGCTTGCCTCCGCCGCCGAGGCCAGCTGGTTGGGAATCGACGTCTCCCCTGACGGGCCCGACCTCGGCGTCGTGGGCTACGCGGTCGACGGCCGGCCGGAGCCCAAGATTGCCCCCGCCGTGAGGGCGCCCAAGAGCGTCGGCGAGGTCGCTGCGCGCTTCGCAGAGAAGGACAAGGGCTACGACGACTACCTCGACACGACGCAGGACGAGGAGGGCGACGAGTTCGCCGCGCTTGCCGACGCCACAGTCGCCGCCGCGAAGAAAGTCGGGCGAGGCCTCGCCCGGCGCGCGCGCTCCCTCGCGATCGACATCCGGGAGCGCATCCGCCACTCCGACCGCGGCTAG
- a CDS encoding citrate synthase codes for MSTENDNKVVLHYPGGEYEMDLVRATEGNDGFQLGNLLGETGLVTFDPGYVSTGSTESKITYIDGDAGILRHRGYDIADLANNATFNEVSYLLINGELPTVEELEKFNTNLRHHTLLDEDFKAAFNIFPRDAHPMAVLASSVNILSAYYQDQLNPLDEEQLDKATVRLMAKVPMLAAYAYRASQGKPYMYPDNSLNPRENFLRMMFGYPTEPYEVDPVLIKALDKLLILHADHEQNCSTSTVRMIASAQANMFVAVAGGINALAGPLHGGANQAVLEMLDDIKDNHDGDATDFMNRVKNKEKGVRLMGFGHRVYKNYDPRAAIVKDTAHEVLEHFGGDELLELALKLESIALNDDYFISRKLYPNVDFYTGLIYRAMGFPTNFFTVLFAIGRLPGWIAHYREQLAMNSKINRPRQIYTGATKRDFVPRDQR; via the coding sequence GTGTCTACTGAAAATGACAATAAGGTCGTACTTCACTACCCGGGGGGCGAGTATGAGATGGATCTCGTCCGCGCCACCGAGGGTAATGACGGCTTCCAGCTCGGCAACCTCCTCGGCGAGACCGGACTGGTGACTTTCGATCCGGGCTACGTCTCCACGGGCTCGACCGAGTCGAAGATCACCTACATCGACGGCGATGCGGGAATCCTGCGCCACCGCGGCTACGACATCGCCGACCTTGCGAATAACGCCACCTTCAACGAGGTGTCCTACCTGCTTATCAACGGCGAGCTGCCCACCGTGGAAGAGTTGGAGAAGTTCAACACCAACCTACGGCACCACACACTGCTTGATGAGGACTTCAAGGCCGCGTTCAATATCTTCCCGCGAGATGCGCACCCGATGGCCGTGCTCGCCTCCTCCGTCAACATCCTCTCGGCGTACTATCAGGATCAGCTCAACCCGCTCGACGAGGAGCAGCTGGACAAGGCCACTGTGCGCCTCATGGCAAAGGTGCCCATGCTCGCCGCCTACGCCTACCGCGCCTCCCAGGGGAAGCCGTATATGTACCCGGATAATTCCCTGAACCCGCGCGAGAACTTCCTGCGTATGATGTTCGGCTACCCCACGGAGCCCTACGAGGTCGATCCGGTCCTGATCAAGGCGCTGGATAAGCTGCTCATCCTCCACGCCGATCACGAGCAGAACTGTTCGACCTCCACGGTGCGCATGATTGCCTCGGCGCAGGCGAACATGTTCGTTGCGGTGGCAGGCGGCATCAACGCGCTCGCCGGCCCGCTGCACGGCGGGGCGAACCAGGCCGTGCTCGAGATGCTCGATGACATCAAGGACAACCACGACGGCGACGCCACCGACTTCATGAACCGTGTGAAGAACAAGGAAAAGGGTGTGCGCCTGATGGGCTTTGGGCACCGCGTGTACAAGAACTACGACCCGCGTGCCGCCATTGTCAAGGACACCGCGCACGAGGTGCTCGAGCACTTCGGTGGTGACGAGCTCCTTGAGCTCGCGCTAAAGCTCGAGAGCATCGCGCTTAACGACGACTACTTCATCTCCCGCAAGCTCTACCCGAACGTGGATTTCTACACGGGCCTGATCTACCGCGCGATGGGCTTTCCGACGAACTTCTTCACCGTGCTCTTCGCCATCGGCCGCCTCCCGGGCTGGATCGCCCACTACCGCGAGCAGCTGGCGATGAACTCGAAGATCAACCGCCCGCGCCAGATTTACACCGGCGCAACCAAGCGTGACTTCGTCCCCCGCGACCAGCGCTAG
- a CDS encoding resuscitation-promoting factor Rpf1 domain-containing protein gives MGRHTKQTASFAKKALAGTAAAAALSGIAAPAAQAAPDSDWDRLAQCEAGGNWQINTGNGYHGGLQFSPSTWRAYGGEQFAPYAYQATREEQIIVAERTLAAQGWGAWPACSASLGLNSAPTNRDAQPAAPAPAPEPAPEAAPAPAPAQTTQVDALYNAVAEALSEYNLQVPAHVQANYAANRDNYNDFYQANKSLIDAALGGDMNSAIAQLSSR, from the coding sequence ATGGGACGCCACACCAAGCAGACCGCATCGTTTGCCAAGAAGGCGCTCGCCGGCACCGCAGCGGCCGCCGCGCTCAGCGGCATCGCCGCCCCGGCCGCGCAGGCCGCACCCGACTCCGACTGGGACCGCCTGGCACAGTGCGAGGCTGGCGGGAATTGGCAGATCAACACGGGCAACGGCTACCACGGCGGCCTGCAGTTCTCCCCCTCGACCTGGCGCGCCTACGGCGGCGAGCAGTTCGCCCCTTACGCCTACCAGGCAACCCGCGAGGAGCAGATCATCGTTGCCGAGCGCACCCTGGCCGCCCAGGGCTGGGGCGCGTGGCCCGCCTGCTCGGCGAGCCTCGGCCTAAACTCCGCGCCGACCAACCGCGACGCGCAGCCTGCGGCACCCGCACCCGCTCCGGAACCCGCGCCTGAGGCGGCGCCCGCCCCGGCCCCTGCGCAGACCACCCAGGTCGATGCGCTCTACAACGCCGTCGCCGAGGCGCTGAGCGAGTACAACCTCCAGGTCCCGGCCCACGTCCAGGCGAACTACGCGGCCAACCGCGACAACTACAACGACTTCTACCAGGCCAACAAGTCCCTGATCGACGCAGCGCTCGGCGGGGATATGAACTCCGCAATCGCGCAGCTCTCCAGCCGCTAG
- the sepH gene encoding septation protein SepH yields the protein MRELFHVAEESTETFYVLKDSEGVRFQLARTELDGAPAQPEAAAPRDAPASPEPEVRPKDIQARIRAGESPAAVAADLGVTEVRIEPYAHPVLLERYQIAEAAKNSHPVRENGPAKLTLFEVLATAFAARGGSLSTAEWDATRQPGDEWVVHVRWASGKSNNEAMWAFKRSMGSAATAEARNTLAADLTDPDFVQPVRSLTAVEPAEEAAAEPADETAAKATEPAATTEIAEGDFLRHPDDGQQPSARRRKAVTPHWEDVLLGVRTNTKRPRG from the coding sequence ATGCGAGAGTTGTTCCACGTAGCTGAGGAGTCCACCGAAACCTTCTACGTCCTCAAGGACTCCGAAGGGGTGCGCTTTCAGCTCGCGCGCACAGAGCTCGACGGCGCGCCTGCCCAGCCCGAGGCCGCGGCACCCCGGGACGCTCCCGCCTCCCCCGAACCAGAGGTGCGGCCAAAAGACATCCAGGCCCGCATCCGCGCCGGGGAATCCCCCGCCGCCGTCGCCGCCGACCTCGGGGTAACTGAGGTGCGCATCGAGCCGTATGCGCATCCTGTCCTGCTCGAGCGCTACCAGATCGCCGAGGCAGCGAAGAACTCCCACCCGGTGCGGGAAAACGGGCCCGCCAAGCTCACGCTCTTCGAGGTGCTCGCCACCGCGTTCGCCGCCCGCGGCGGTTCGTTGTCCACTGCCGAGTGGGACGCAACCCGCCAACCCGGCGACGAGTGGGTGGTCCACGTGCGGTGGGCGTCCGGAAAGAGCAACAACGAGGCTATGTGGGCGTTCAAGCGGTCGATGGGATCAGCCGCGACCGCAGAGGCGCGCAATACCCTCGCCGCTGACCTCACCGATCCTGACTTCGTGCAGCCGGTGCGCTCCCTCACCGCGGTCGAGCCCGCCGAGGAGGCCGCCGCTGAGCCCGCGGACGAAACGGCAGCCAAGGCGACCGAACCCGCGGCGACAACAGAAATCGCCGAGGGCGATTTCCTCCGCCACCCCGACGACGGGCAGCAGCCCAGCGCGCGGCGCCGCAAGGCGGTCACCCCGCACTGGGAGGACGTGTTGCTCGGGGTGCGCACGAATACGAAACGCCCGCGCGGCTAA
- a CDS encoding DUF3027 domain-containing protein, whose product MSQSRNRNASPLIGSRAVETARRALEEIAEGTIGAHIGLTGVSANVATHRFEADVPGYPGWEWNAVLACATGSSHVTVNEVALLPAGDALKAPEWVPYSERLRPGDLGPGDVMEPAPDDHRLTADSFAADAVTFVGRDSAQYLTKKGLEEAKQRWRTGEFGPNSEFAEKAAMHCRTCAFYIPAAEPIGENFGVCANEYSADGRVVAASYGCGAHSETRLEESDLGEAETLYDDELPVF is encoded by the coding sequence GTGTCTCAGTCCAGGAACCGAAACGCAAGCCCGCTCATCGGGTCCCGCGCCGTAGAGACCGCGCGGCGGGCCCTTGAGGAAATCGCCGAGGGAACCATCGGCGCCCACATCGGCCTCACAGGGGTGAGCGCCAACGTGGCCACCCACCGGTTCGAAGCGGACGTGCCCGGCTACCCGGGGTGGGAGTGGAACGCGGTGCTTGCCTGCGCGACGGGCTCGAGCCACGTCACGGTCAACGAGGTCGCCCTCCTCCCCGCGGGCGACGCGCTCAAGGCCCCTGAGTGGGTTCCGTATTCCGAGCGCCTGCGCCCGGGGGACCTGGGCCCAGGCGATGTCATGGAGCCCGCCCCGGACGACCACCGCCTCACCGCGGACTCCTTTGCTGCCGACGCGGTCACCTTCGTCGGGCGCGACAGCGCCCAGTACCTCACGAAGAAGGGGCTCGAGGAGGCCAAGCAGCGGTGGCGCACAGGGGAGTTCGGGCCCAATAGCGAGTTCGCGGAAAAGGCGGCCATGCACTGCCGCACCTGCGCGTTCTACATCCCGGCCGCGGAGCCGATCGGGGAGAACTTCGGGGTATGCGCCAACGAATACTCCGCCGACGGGAGGGTCGTGGCCGCCAGCTACGGCTGCGGCGCGCACTCGGAGACGCGCCTGGAGGAATCGGACCTCGGCGAGGCAGAGACGCTCTACGACGACGAGCTCCCCGTCTTCTAG
- a CDS encoding glutaminyl-peptide cyclotransferase: protein MGPMSRAGFPALLAAAFLPLCVVSCGAPTAQDAADPVERLVAAEVARYPFNPDSFTQGLEVGPDGNVVVGTGQYGLSRIYRSTPDGEELASAVLDPRFFGEGLTRVGDSIWQLTWKEGVAIKRDAASLEETGRASYSGQGWGLCSRGDEVIFSDGTAELRRMDPVTFSERGRLTVTLEGQPVDHLNELECVGDEIYANVFLSTDILRIDASTGAVTAVIDASGLPNNAAPDPNNVLNGIAHIPGTDEFYLAGKRWPDLYRVRFVAAPAAH, encoded by the coding sequence ATGGGTCCCATGTCTCGCGCTGGATTCCCCGCCCTCCTCGCCGCGGCCTTCCTTCCCCTGTGCGTGGTGTCCTGCGGGGCGCCCACCGCGCAGGACGCCGCCGATCCCGTCGAGCGGCTCGTGGCCGCGGAGGTGGCGCGCTATCCCTTTAATCCCGACAGCTTCACCCAGGGCTTAGAGGTCGGCCCCGACGGCAACGTGGTGGTGGGCACGGGGCAATACGGGCTCTCGCGCATCTACCGCTCGACGCCCGACGGTGAGGAGCTTGCGAGCGCGGTGCTCGATCCACGGTTTTTCGGCGAGGGCCTCACGCGGGTTGGCGACTCGATCTGGCAGCTCACGTGGAAAGAAGGAGTGGCGATCAAGCGCGACGCGGCGAGCTTGGAGGAGACCGGGCGGGCGAGTTATTCCGGGCAGGGGTGGGGGTTGTGCTCGCGCGGCGATGAGGTGATCTTCTCAGACGGCACCGCCGAGCTGCGGCGAATGGACCCCGTCACGTTCAGCGAGCGGGGGCGGTTGACGGTGACGCTGGAGGGCCAGCCCGTAGACCACCTCAACGAGCTCGAGTGCGTTGGCGATGAGATCTACGCCAACGTCTTCTTAAGCACGGACATTCTGCGTATCGACGCCTCAACGGGCGCCGTCACCGCAGTCATTGACGCCTCCGGCCTGCCGAACAACGCCGCCCCCGACCCCAACAACGTGCTCAACGGCATCGCCCACATCCCCGGGACCGACGAGTTCTACCTCGCCGGAAAGCGCTGGCCAGACCTCTACCGGGTCCGCTTCGTGGCGGCCCCGGCGGCACACTAG
- a CDS encoding DUF2771 domain-containing protein has protein sequence MKNRSWLLSAVILFGALVLVAGFYAFSRWQQSRPSTPVGQLSVSVTAGEVSREVDPYTVCPLDEQCDGGQPPTIPLEGADEVTLDVPSEVAQSSWRLLSIYDDPAANGEEVFPSGEATTATVPAVKGEAHLVVVEVSTLAVDTDAAGEETPVVATWSVGFEPGA, from the coding sequence ATGAAAAACAGATCCTGGCTGCTCTCAGCTGTCATCTTGTTCGGCGCGCTGGTCCTGGTGGCCGGCTTCTACGCGTTTTCGCGCTGGCAGCAATCGCGCCCGTCCACCCCGGTGGGCCAGCTCAGCGTATCCGTGACCGCGGGTGAGGTAAGCCGCGAGGTCGACCCGTACACCGTCTGCCCCCTCGACGAGCAGTGCGACGGCGGGCAACCGCCCACCATACCGCTCGAGGGCGCCGACGAGGTCACGCTCGACGTGCCCTCAGAGGTCGCACAGTCGAGCTGGCGGCTGCTGAGCATCTACGACGACCCGGCCGCCAACGGCGAGGAGGTCTTCCCCTCCGGCGAGGCCACCACGGCGACGGTCCCCGCCGTCAAGGGGGAGGCGCACCTCGTTGTGGTTGAGGTCTCCACGCTCGCCGTGGATACCGACGCGGCCGGGGAGGAGACCCCGGTGGTGGCGACGTGGTCCGTTGGCTTCGAGCCCGGCGCTTAG
- the serC gene encoding phosphoserine transaminase: protein MSNYPTIPAELLPADGRFGCGPSKIRPAQIDAIVAGASSVIGTSHRQPGVKDVVGAVREGLAELFSLPEGYEIVLGLGGATAFWDSATFGVIERRSAHLSFGEFSSKFAKAAKLAPWLDEPTVVEAEPGDAPDPAELAGVDADVVAWAHNETSTGAAVGVTRPSGTDALVVVDATSGAGGLPVEMDQADIYYFSPQKCFASDGGLWLAAMSPAALERIASIKASGRFIPAFLDLNTAVENSRKNQTYNTPAVATLLMLANQVAWMNNNGGLAGMVSRTTANSEALYGWAERHELATPFVKDASKRSLVVGTVDFDDSVDAAALAKALRANGVVDTEPYRKLGRNQLRIGLFPAIDTADVESLTAAIDFLLEAGVGR from the coding sequence ATGAGCAACTACCCAACGATTCCCGCGGAGCTACTCCCTGCCGACGGCCGCTTCGGATGCGGCCCGTCGAAGATCCGCCCTGCCCAGATCGATGCCATTGTCGCGGGCGCATCCTCGGTCATCGGCACATCCCACCGCCAACCTGGCGTCAAGGACGTCGTCGGCGCCGTGCGCGAAGGGCTAGCGGAGCTGTTCTCCCTGCCGGAGGGCTACGAAATAGTGCTCGGCCTCGGCGGGGCAACGGCTTTTTGGGACTCAGCCACCTTCGGCGTCATCGAGCGCAGGTCGGCCCACCTCAGCTTCGGCGAGTTCTCCTCAAAGTTTGCAAAGGCAGCGAAGCTCGCTCCGTGGCTCGACGAGCCCACGGTCGTGGAAGCGGAACCGGGCGACGCTCCCGATCCCGCGGAGCTCGCCGGCGTGGACGCCGACGTCGTCGCCTGGGCCCACAACGAAACCTCGACCGGCGCGGCTGTGGGCGTGACCCGCCCGAGTGGCACCGACGCGCTCGTCGTGGTCGACGCGACCTCCGGCGCGGGCGGGTTGCCCGTCGAGATGGACCAGGCCGACATCTACTACTTCTCCCCCCAGAAGTGCTTCGCCTCCGACGGCGGGCTCTGGCTCGCGGCGATGAGCCCCGCTGCCCTCGAGCGCATCGCCTCCATCAAGGCCTCCGGGCGTTTCATTCCGGCGTTTCTCGACCTCAACACCGCGGTGGAGAACTCGCGGAAGAACCAGACGTATAACACCCCGGCCGTAGCCACGCTGCTCATGCTGGCGAACCAGGTCGCGTGGATGAACAACAACGGCGGTCTCGCGGGAATGGTCTCTCGGACCACGGCGAACTCGGAAGCACTCTACGGCTGGGCTGAGCGCCACGAACTGGCCACCCCCTTTGTCAAGGACGCCTCGAAGCGCTCCCTCGTGGTGGGCACCGTCGACTTCGACGACTCCGTCGACGCCGCCGCCCTGGCCAAGGCCCTGCGCGCCAACGGGGTTGTGGATACGGAGCCCTACCGCAAGCTCGGGCGCAACCAACTACGTATTGGGTTGTTCCCCGCAATCGATACCGCAGACGTGGAATCACTCACCGCCGCCATCGATTTCCTCCTCGAAGCGGGCGTCGGCCGCTAG
- a CDS encoding cold-shock protein produces the protein MPVGKVKWYDAEKGFGFASNPGDEDVFVGKNVLPDGVEELVAGQRIEFDFAAGRRGPQALRVRVLESPKRRPSHRYKPEELNKLLADMMTVLETQIQPALEAGRYPERAHGKQVAEILRAVAKELDA, from the coding sequence ATGCCGGTAGGGAAAGTGAAGTGGTACGACGCCGAGAAGGGATTCGGCTTCGCGTCAAACCCCGGGGACGAGGACGTCTTCGTGGGCAAGAACGTCTTGCCCGACGGTGTTGAGGAGCTCGTCGCGGGCCAGCGCATCGAGTTCGATTTCGCCGCGGGGCGCCGGGGGCCGCAGGCGCTGCGCGTGCGAGTGCTCGAATCCCCCAAGCGGCGTCCCTCGCACCGCTACAAGCCAGAGGAGCTCAACAAGCTGCTCGCCGACATGATGACGGTGCTAGAGACCCAGATTCAGCCGGCGCTCGAGGCCGGGCGCTACCCGGAGCGAGCACACGGCAAACAGGTTGCGGAGATCTTGCGCGCCGTGGCCAAGGAGCTCGACGCCTAA
- a CDS encoding FKBP-type peptidyl-prolyl cis-trans isomerase has translation MDKPTIEISTQPAPVDLVIEDLIVGDGAEAIEGGFVKVHYLGVDYGTGEEFDSSWDRGEAAEFPLAGLIQGWQEGIPGMKVGGRRKLTIPPEKAYGPAGGGHPLSGRTLVFVIDLLDAN, from the coding sequence ATGGATAAGCCCACGATTGAGATCTCGACTCAACCAGCGCCGGTAGACCTCGTCATTGAGGACCTCATTGTCGGCGATGGCGCCGAGGCCATCGAAGGAGGGTTCGTGAAGGTGCACTACCTCGGTGTCGACTACGGCACCGGGGAGGAGTTCGACTCCTCATGGGACCGCGGCGAGGCCGCTGAGTTCCCGCTCGCCGGCCTGATCCAGGGCTGGCAGGAAGGCATTCCGGGGATGAAGGTGGGGGGCCGGCGCAAGCTGACCATCCCCCCGGAGAAGGCCTACGGCCCCGCGGGCGGCGGCCACCCGCTCTCCGGGCGCACCCTCGTCTTCGTCATCGATTTGCTCGACGCGAACTAA
- a CDS encoding NCS2 family permease, whose product MATRNSSTWLDRYFHISERGSSVGTEIRGGVVTFFAMAYIVLLNPLIIGTVPDREGTVLGIPQVAAATALAAGVMSILFGIIAKYPFGIATGLGLNTLVAVTLVGQEGLTWPEAMGLVVVDGIIICALAISGFRTAVFHAIPDSMKVAMSVGIGMFIAMIGLVDAGFVRRVPDAAMTTVPVQLGIGGSIASWPTFVFIVGLILCGFMVVRNVPGGLFIGIVATTIISLVVEAITGAGSSAEDPRGWSLAVPHIPDSLGGVPDLSIVGNIDPIGGFAHAGVVAASLLVFTLVLANFFDAMGTMSALGRHARVVDAEGNLPGMKTALVVEGLGAVVGGAASSSSNTVYIDSSAGIADGARTGLANVVTGLLFLAAMFFTPLYEVVPIEAAAPVLVVVGALMMMEVGNIDWGSFHVALPAFLTIVTMPFTYSIAHGIGVGFITFSLMAVFAGKAREVHWIMWLISALFVVFFAHGPIMAALS is encoded by the coding sequence GTGGCAACTCGGAACTCATCCACGTGGCTAGACCGATACTTCCACATCTCCGAGCGTGGCTCGAGCGTGGGTACAGAAATCCGCGGAGGGGTGGTCACCTTCTTCGCCATGGCCTATATTGTCCTGCTCAACCCGCTCATCATCGGCACGGTGCCCGACCGAGAGGGCACGGTCCTTGGCATCCCCCAGGTGGCGGCGGCCACCGCTCTGGCGGCCGGCGTGATGTCGATCCTCTTCGGCATCATCGCGAAGTACCCCTTCGGCATCGCCACCGGGCTTGGTCTCAACACGCTCGTCGCGGTCACCCTCGTCGGCCAGGAGGGGCTGACCTGGCCCGAGGCGATGGGACTCGTCGTCGTCGACGGAATTATCATCTGCGCGCTGGCGATTTCTGGGTTCCGCACCGCGGTGTTTCACGCGATCCCGGATTCCATGAAGGTGGCCATGAGCGTGGGCATCGGCATGTTCATCGCGATGATCGGGCTCGTCGATGCGGGATTTGTCCGCCGTGTCCCCGACGCCGCCATGACCACCGTGCCGGTCCAACTCGGCATCGGCGGCTCGATCGCCTCCTGGCCCACTTTCGTCTTCATCGTCGGGCTCATTCTCTGCGGATTCATGGTGGTCCGAAACGTCCCCGGCGGCCTGTTTATCGGCATCGTCGCCACCACCATCATCTCGCTCGTTGTCGAGGCGATCACCGGGGCGGGCTCCTCAGCCGAGGACCCGCGGGGCTGGTCGCTGGCGGTACCGCACATCCCCGACTCCCTCGGCGGGGTACCTGACCTCTCGATCGTGGGCAACATCGACCCCATCGGCGGGTTCGCGCACGCAGGCGTCGTCGCCGCGTCCCTGCTCGTGTTCACCCTCGTGCTGGCGAACTTCTTCGACGCGATGGGCACGATGAGCGCGCTCGGCCGCCACGCGCGCGTCGTCGATGCGGAGGGGAACCTCCCTGGGATGAAGACAGCCCTCGTCGTCGAGGGCCTCGGTGCGGTCGTCGGTGGTGCGGCGTCCTCGTCGTCGAACACCGTCTACATCGACTCCTCCGCCGGCATCGCCGACGGGGCGCGCACGGGCCTGGCCAACGTGGTCACCGGGTTGTTGTTCCTCGCCGCGATGTTTTTCACCCCGCTCTACGAGGTCGTCCCCATCGAGGCCGCCGCGCCCGTGCTCGTCGTGGTCGGCGCGCTCATGATGATGGAGGTGGGCAACATCGATTGGGGTTCGTTCCACGTCGCGCTCCCCGCCTTCCTCACCATCGTGACCATGCCGTTTACCTACTCCATCGCCCACGGCATCGGCGTGGGCTTCATCACGTTTTCCCTCATGGCCGTCTTCGCCGGCAAGGCGCGCGAGGTGCACTGGATCATGTGGCTCATCTCGGCACTGTTCGTCGTCTTCTTCGCCCACGGCCCGATTATGGCGGCGCTGTCCTAA
- a CDS encoding TrmH family RNA methyltransferase yields MPCPQRTRIDDPQDPRLDDVRDLKHSDSRGGLVYAEGPLICGRMVHSRFPLSCVVGFGGRLDSFLATFGADLGDVPVYEVTRPVLAEVAGYDMHRGLIAVASRPAPLTVAEVLDGARSLVILEGVGDHENIGAIFRNAAGMGIDGVLFGAGTADPLYRRSVRVSMGHALRTPFAHVEGTVTTWQRGLEELRVAGWRLVSLTPAEEASHLADALVDAAGRPYDKVAFLVGGEGPGLTEHAMRATDIRARIPMAPGTDSLNVATSAAIAFYERQRSLR; encoded by the coding sequence ATGCCTTGTCCGCAACGCACACGTATCGACGACCCCCAGGACCCGCGGCTTGACGACGTCCGAGATCTCAAACACTCCGACTCCCGCGGCGGCCTCGTCTACGCCGAGGGACCGCTCATCTGCGGCCGGATGGTGCACTCGCGCTTCCCGCTGAGCTGCGTCGTCGGGTTCGGCGGCAGGCTCGATTCCTTCCTCGCCACCTTCGGCGCCGACCTCGGAGACGTGCCCGTCTACGAGGTCACCCGCCCGGTGCTCGCCGAGGTCGCCGGCTACGACATGCACCGCGGGCTCATTGCCGTGGCCTCCCGCCCCGCCCCTCTTACCGTTGCCGAGGTGCTTGACGGCGCTCGGAGCCTCGTCATCCTCGAGGGCGTGGGGGACCACGAAAACATCGGCGCGATCTTCCGCAACGCCGCGGGGATGGGCATCGACGGGGTGCTCTTCGGGGCGGGAACGGCCGACCCCTTGTACCGCCGGAGCGTACGTGTGTCCATGGGCCATGCGCTGCGCACCCCGTTCGCCCATGTCGAGGGCACTGTGACGACGTGGCAGCGCGGCCTGGAGGAGCTACGCGTGGCCGGCTGGAGGCTCGTCTCGCTCACCCCTGCGGAGGAAGCCTCCCACCTTGCCGACGCCCTCGTCGATGCCGCCGGGCGCCCATACGACAAGGTTGCTTTCCTCGTCGGAGGGGAGGGTCCCGGCCTGACAGAGCACGCCATGCGGGCGACCGACATCCGCGCCCGCATCCCCATGGCGCCCGGCACCGACTCGCTCAACGTGGCAACGTCCGCCGCCATCGCCTTCTACGAGCGGCAGCGCAGCCTGCGCTAG